GCCCGAGGGCGAGCCAGGCGGTCTTCGTTGCAGTGGTCATCGTGGTCATGGGGCGGTTCACCGTACGTACTCCTCGTCGCTGATCCAGACGACCGCTACCGGTACGTCTTGTTCCCCTGGGACTTGGAAGACGGTTCCGATATTCGTTCCGAAGTCCACTTCTTCCACTTCGGTGCCGAGATGGGTGGCGACGATCACCTCGGGGTCGTCTTCCACCACCACCTCGGTGTCCGGGCGGGGCGTCACCACCTCAGCGACGGGCGTCCCACGGCCTGCGCCGGGGTTCTCGTCCGGCCGGAGCGCGATGGCCAGCAGCGCCGCCGCAGCGAGCGCCACCACGGCAACCAAACCCGGCCAGCGGGCGCCCTGATCGGCGGCCTTCTTCGGGGCAGGCAGCGCGGCCGGCTTCTGGCCAGCGGCGTCCGGCAGCCCGAGCTTGGGCTCGAAGGCCACCTTCTCCGAGCGCGGCGGCAGGGTGCCCAGCCCCTCGCCCTCGATCAGGCGGAGCTTCGGACGCTTGCGCGGCGCCGAGCCCGTGCCGTCGTCGGCCAGTGCGCCTTCGTCGCTGGTGGTCTGGCTGGCACCCGCAGGGGCCTCGATGCCCGCCCAGATGGCGTCGAACAGGCTGGCCGACTCGGCCTGGCTGAGCTGGGCCGCGTCTTCGGTGGCGACGTCGCCGATGAAGCCGCCCAGCCGCTCGAGGGCTTGCTGCCGGCCGCGATCGACCGCCGACTCGTCCAGCAGAGCCAGCACGTCATCGTGCTCACTCCCGGCGAGATCGCCGTCGAGCAGGCGCTGGAGCAACGTGTCTTCGATGCGTGGTGTGCTCATGGTGTCACTCCCTGACCTCGAGATCGCCCTGCAGATACTCCGACAGCTGCTCCTGCATCTTGCGACGCGCGTGAAAGAGGCGGCTCATGATGGTGCCCTTCGGGACGTCCAGCACCTCGGCCATCTCCTCGTAGCTGAGGCCCTCCACCTCGCGCAGCAGGATCACCTCGCGGTGGTATTCCGGCAGCGTGTCGAGCGCGCTCCGGATGGCGTCGCTCAGCTCGCGGCGCAGCACCGTCTTGGCCGGGTTGCTGTCCGAGATGCTGGGCAGCAGTGCGCCGTCGCCGGCCACGTGACCCTCGCGCGAGATGGTGTCGTCGTAGTCGACGCCCTTCTTGCGGCTCACGCGCCGGATGTGATCGATGGAGAGGTTCATGACGATTCGGTAG
This genomic interval from Sandaracinaceae bacterium contains the following:
- a CDS encoding sigma-70 family RNA polymerase sigma factor: MKREAALKERELDAELVARVQAGDRDAFRELFEKYHRRAFAVSLGVVKNKQDAMDVVQDAFIKVHHHIQNFQGSSSFYTWLYRIVMNLSIDHIRRVSRKKGVDYDDTISREGHVAGDGALLPSISDSNPAKTVLRRELSDAIRSALDTLPEYHREVILLREVEGLSYEEMAEVLDVPKGTIMSRLFHARRKMQEQLSEYLQGDLEVRE